A genomic window from Streptomyces sp. 846.5 includes:
- a CDS encoding FAD binding domain-containing protein: MDLHTVTEAGPVHWAEPWRPGDAWLGGGTYLFSEPQPWLRRLRDLSTAGWPPLTEHPDGLEIAATCTVAQLSRLVLPERWAHNQRLVEQCCRSFVASFKIWNMATIGGNLANALPAGPVISLTAALDGVCTLRAMDGSERRLPVTELVTGDGRNALGEGELLRAVTLPDAALRQRTAFRRASLHEHGRSAALLIGRSDPADGSLTLTITASTVRPVRLWFPLHPGAAQLRAAVEAAVPPGDWFDDIHGLPEWRRHMTLRLAEEIRRELRGAAEERGAACG, from the coding sequence ATGGATCTGCACACCGTGACCGAGGCCGGGCCGGTCCACTGGGCCGAGCCCTGGCGGCCCGGTGACGCCTGGCTGGGCGGGGGCACCTATCTGTTCTCCGAGCCCCAGCCGTGGCTGCGCCGGCTCCGGGACCTCTCCACGGCAGGCTGGCCCCCGCTGACCGAGCACCCGGACGGCCTGGAGATCGCCGCGACCTGTACGGTCGCACAACTGTCGCGACTCGTGCTCCCGGAGCGCTGGGCACACAACCAGCGACTGGTCGAGCAGTGCTGCCGGTCCTTCGTCGCCTCGTTCAAGATCTGGAACATGGCCACCATCGGCGGCAACCTCGCCAACGCGCTCCCGGCCGGGCCGGTGATCTCGCTGACCGCCGCCCTGGACGGGGTCTGCACCCTGCGGGCCATGGACGGCTCCGAGCGCCGGCTGCCGGTCACCGAGCTCGTCACCGGCGACGGCCGCAACGCCCTCGGCGAGGGCGAGCTGCTGCGCGCCGTCACCCTGCCGGACGCCGCGCTGCGGCAGCGCACCGCCTTCCGGCGGGCCTCGCTGCACGAGCACGGCCGCTCGGCCGCCCTGCTGATCGGCCGCAGCGACCCGGCGGACGGCTCGCTGACGCTGACGATCACCGCGTCGACGGTGCGGCCGGTCCGGCTGTGGTTCCCGCTGCACCCCGGCGCGGCGCAGCTGCGGGCAGCCGTGGAGGCGGCCGTGCCGCCCGGGGACTGGTTCGACGACATCCACGGGCTCCCGGAATGGCGGCGCCACATGACGCTGCGGCTGGCCGAGGAGATCCGCCGGGAGCTGCGGGGCGCAGCGGAGGAGAGGGGCGCCGCATGCGGCTGA
- a CDS encoding VOC family protein produces MTATDKTPPPQVWPTLRATDAPALIAFLVDAFGFEVSCRYGEGDIVHHAELAWPPGGGIMLGSARPDDDADNWSLRPGGFGAYVVTDEPDGLCARARAAGAEITAELHDTDYGSRDFAARDPEGNRWSFGTYRGEAR; encoded by the coding sequence ATGACTGCAACCGACAAGACACCCCCGCCCCAGGTCTGGCCGACCCTGCGAGCGACCGACGCCCCCGCCCTGATCGCCTTCCTGGTCGACGCCTTCGGCTTTGAGGTCAGCTGCCGCTACGGCGAGGGCGACATCGTGCACCATGCCGAGCTGGCCTGGCCGCCCGGCGGTGGGATCATGCTCGGCTCCGCCCGCCCGGACGACGACGCCGACAACTGGTCGCTGCGTCCGGGCGGCTTCGGCGCCTATGTGGTCACCGACGAGCCGGACGGGCTGTGCGCCCGTGCCCGCGCGGCCGGCGCCGAGATCACCGCCGAGCTGCACGACACCGACTACGGCTCCAGGGACTTCGCCGCCCGCGACCCGGAGGGCAACCGCTGGTCCTTTGGCACCTACCGCGGCGAGGCGCGGTAA
- a CDS encoding cholesterol oxidase substrate-binding domain-containing protein has product MDLTSHDATGPSRRTLLGGAAAALAATAVQWTPLGRIPAASAASTLATPPSFPSRISLYQQTFQNWSEEVTVNGLWSCAPATPADVVTLANWAHAQGWRLRPLGAAYSWSPVVVDPATPAANTLLVDCTQHLTAVTVHAASGSTPAGVTAQPGVTMDTFLATLKTAGYGLTGFPVLGAATLGGVLATGGRGTGVPATGETKVPGHTYGSVGNLVTSLTAVVWDAASAAYVLRTFQRTDPQIQALITHVGRAFVTEVTLRVGSDQRLRCQSWFNVTAANLFAAPASAGSQSLASYVNSSGRVVCIWFPNTDSPWLRVITPTPTQPWTSRAVTGPYNFPFNDIVPKSISDLLAQIIGGDAAATPSFTAAQMAGVSAGLISTASWDIWGWSSDVLLYVRPTTLRITSTCWNVVTSRANVQRAVSEFYAAYTAKLAAYAAEGLYPMNGPLEIRVTGLDDPADCQVTGALGAQLSTLRPRPDHPEWDTAVWFDMTTIPATPNDHQFAGEMEAFIRSNMGAYGQVHAEWSKEWANTSSGAWTDTSVISGAIPDSYRAGQASGDGWNAAVATLKALDPSGVFSSAFLDRVLQ; this is encoded by the coding sequence ATGGACCTGACCAGCCATGACGCCACCGGTCCGAGCCGCAGGACGCTACTCGGCGGGGCGGCGGCCGCACTGGCCGCGACCGCCGTGCAGTGGACGCCGCTCGGACGCATACCGGCAGCCAGCGCGGCCAGCACTCTGGCGACGCCGCCGTCCTTCCCCTCGCGCATCAGCCTCTACCAGCAGACCTTCCAGAACTGGTCCGAGGAGGTCACCGTCAACGGGCTGTGGAGCTGCGCCCCGGCCACCCCCGCGGACGTGGTCACCCTCGCCAACTGGGCGCACGCGCAGGGCTGGCGGCTGCGTCCGCTCGGCGCCGCCTACAGCTGGTCGCCGGTGGTGGTCGACCCGGCGACCCCGGCCGCCAACACCCTGCTGGTGGACTGCACCCAGCACCTCACCGCAGTCACCGTCCACGCCGCCAGCGGCAGCACGCCGGCCGGCGTCACCGCGCAGCCCGGCGTCACCATGGACACCTTCCTCGCCACCCTCAAGACCGCGGGCTACGGCCTCACCGGTTTCCCGGTGCTCGGCGCCGCCACCCTCGGCGGCGTCCTGGCCACCGGCGGCCGCGGCACCGGCGTCCCGGCCACCGGTGAGACCAAGGTGCCCGGGCACACCTACGGCTCGGTCGGCAACCTGGTCACCAGCCTCACCGCGGTGGTCTGGGACGCGGCCTCCGCCGCCTATGTGCTGCGCACCTTCCAGCGCACCGACCCGCAGATCCAGGCCCTGATCACCCATGTCGGACGGGCCTTCGTCACCGAGGTCACCCTGCGCGTCGGCTCCGACCAGCGGCTGCGCTGCCAGAGCTGGTTCAACGTCACCGCCGCCAACCTGTTCGCCGCGCCCGCGAGCGCCGGATCGCAGTCGCTGGCCAGCTACGTCAACAGCTCCGGCCGGGTGGTCTGCATCTGGTTCCCCAACACCGACTCGCCCTGGCTGCGGGTCATCACGCCCACCCCCACCCAGCCGTGGACCAGTCGCGCGGTCACCGGCCCCTACAACTTCCCGTTCAACGACATCGTCCCCAAGAGCATCTCCGACCTGCTGGCCCAGATCATCGGCGGCGACGCCGCGGCCACCCCCAGCTTCACCGCCGCGCAGATGGCCGGCGTCAGCGCCGGGCTGATCTCCACCGCCAGCTGGGACATCTGGGGATGGTCCAGCGATGTGCTGCTCTACGTCCGCCCGACCACTCTGCGGATCACCTCGACCTGCTGGAACGTGGTCACCAGCCGGGCCAACGTCCAGCGCGCCGTCAGCGAGTTCTACGCCGCCTACACGGCCAAGCTCGCCGCGTACGCGGCCGAGGGCCTGTACCCGATGAACGGGCCGCTGGAGATCCGGGTCACCGGCCTGGACGACCCGGCCGACTGCCAGGTCACCGGCGCGCTGGGGGCCCAGCTCTCCACCCTGCGCCCGCGCCCGGACCACCCCGAGTGGGACACCGCGGTCTGGTTCGACATGACGACCATCCCGGCGACCCCCAACGACCACCAGTTCGCCGGCGAGATGGAGGCATTCATCCGCAGCAACATGGGCGCCTACGGGCAGGTCCACGCCGAGTGGTCCAAGGAGTGGGCCAACACCTCCTCCGGCGCCTGGACCGACACGTCGGTCATCAGCGGCGCCATCCCGGACTCCTACCGGGCCGGCCAGGCCTCGGGGGACGGCTGGAACGCCGCGGTGGCGACTCTGAAGGCGCTTGACCCGTCCGGGGTGTTCAGCAGCGCGTTCCTGGACCGCGTCCTGCAGTGA
- a CDS encoding DUF6596 domain-containing protein — protein sequence MTTARPGDRHVEDLLQRLAPRVLGALVRRHGQFDACEDAVQEALLAGALRWPDEGVPDNPQGWLLTVASRRLIDQIRSESARREREQRIVAATPAAELLAPAPDERADDGTDDTLALLFLCCHPVLTAPSQIALTLRAVGGLSTAEIARAFLVPEATMAQRISRAKQRIRDAGATFAMPGPEDRPERLKAVLHVLYLVFNEGYGTSAGSSLQRLDLTAEAIRLTRQLRTLAPLDGEVQGLLALMLLTDARRATRTDDRGNLVPLAEQDRSQWNAGLIAEGVALVTNALTTTRLGPYQVQAAVAAVHAEAESAEKTDWPQILALYETLERLAPNPVVTLNRAVALAEVHGPRAGLDLLAALEQQSAALADHHMLHAVRAHLLEAVGEPDAAREAYRAAARRTRSLPEQRYLDARARRLR from the coding sequence GTGACCACGGCCCGGCCCGGCGATCGGCACGTCGAGGACCTGCTGCAGCGGCTCGCGCCGCGGGTCCTCGGCGCCTTGGTGCGCCGCCACGGGCAGTTCGACGCCTGCGAGGACGCCGTCCAGGAGGCGCTGCTCGCCGGCGCGCTGCGCTGGCCGGACGAGGGCGTGCCGGACAACCCGCAGGGCTGGCTGCTCACGGTGGCCTCGCGCCGGCTGATCGACCAGATCCGCAGCGAGAGCGCCCGCCGCGAGCGCGAGCAGCGCATCGTGGCGGCCACACCCGCGGCCGAACTGCTGGCCCCGGCGCCGGACGAACGGGCCGACGACGGGACCGACGACACCCTCGCGCTGCTCTTCCTCTGCTGCCACCCGGTGCTCACCGCGCCCTCGCAGATCGCACTGACCCTGCGCGCCGTCGGCGGGCTCAGCACCGCGGAGATCGCCCGGGCCTTCCTGGTCCCCGAGGCCACCATGGCCCAGCGCATCAGCCGCGCCAAGCAGCGGATCCGCGACGCCGGCGCGACCTTCGCCATGCCTGGGCCCGAGGACCGCCCGGAACGGCTCAAGGCCGTGCTGCACGTGCTCTACCTGGTGTTCAACGAGGGGTACGGCACCTCGGCCGGCAGCAGCCTGCAACGGCTCGACCTGACCGCCGAGGCGATCCGGCTGACCCGGCAGCTGCGCACCCTCGCCCCGCTGGACGGCGAGGTCCAGGGCCTGCTGGCGCTGATGCTGCTCACCGACGCCCGCCGGGCGACCCGTACCGACGACCGGGGGAACCTGGTGCCGCTCGCGGAGCAGGACCGCAGCCAGTGGAACGCCGGGCTGATCGCCGAGGGCGTCGCGCTGGTCACCAACGCGCTGACCACCACCCGGCTCGGCCCGTACCAGGTGCAGGCCGCCGTCGCCGCCGTGCACGCCGAGGCGGAGTCCGCGGAGAAGACCGACTGGCCGCAGATCCTGGCCCTGTACGAGACGCTGGAGCGGCTCGCACCCAACCCGGTGGTCACCCTCAACCGGGCGGTCGCCCTGGCCGAGGTGCACGGTCCGCGCGCCGGCCTCGACCTGCTGGCGGCGCTGGAGCAGCAGAGCGCGGCCCTCGCCGACCACCACATGCTGCACGCCGTCCGCGCCCATCTGCTGGAGGCCGTGGGCGAGCCGGACGCGGCCAGGGAGGCCTACCGCGCGGCGGCGCGGCGCACCAGGAGCCTGCCGGAGCAGCGCTACCTGGACGCCCGGGCCCGCAGACTGCGCTGA
- the pgm gene encoding phosphoglucomutase (alpha-D-glucose-1,6-bisphosphate-dependent), giving the protein MVHDRAGQPAQPGDLVDVARLVTAYYALTPDLADPAQRVAFGTSGHRGSSFNTAFNEAHIAATSQAVCDYRARQGTTGPLFLGIDTHALSEPARATALEVLAANGVTVLIDTGDGYTPTPAVSHAIVAHNRGRTSDLADGIVVTPSHNPPGDGGFKYNPPHGGPADSTATSWIQDRANELIEKGMSEVRRIPYTRALAADTTGRFDFLGSYVADLPSVLDLDAVRDAGIRIGADPLGGASVAYWGRIAEQHRLDLTVVNPETDPTWRFMTLDWDGKIRMDCSSPYAMASLISKRDEYRIATGNDADADRHGIVTPDAGLMNPNHYLAVAISYLYRHREGWPQGAGIGKTLVSSSMIDRVAADLGRRLDEVPVGFKWFVEGLTDGSVAFGGEESAGASFLRRDGSTWTTDKDGILLALLASEITAVTGSTPSEHYAALTGRFGAPAYARVDAPATRDQKAALAALSSDQVTAAELAGEPITAVLTRAPGNDAAIGGLKVCTESAWFAARPSGTEDVYKIYAESFQGPDHLARVQQEARDLVGSVLGQG; this is encoded by the coding sequence ATGGTGCACGACCGAGCCGGTCAGCCGGCCCAGCCCGGGGACCTGGTGGACGTCGCCCGACTGGTGACCGCCTACTACGCGCTCACCCCCGACCTCGCCGACCCGGCCCAGCGGGTCGCCTTCGGCACCTCGGGCCACCGCGGCTCGTCCTTCAACACCGCCTTCAACGAGGCCCACATCGCCGCCACCAGCCAGGCCGTCTGCGACTACCGGGCCAGGCAGGGCACCACCGGGCCGCTGTTCCTGGGCATCGACACCCACGCCCTCTCCGAGCCGGCCCGGGCCACCGCCCTGGAGGTGCTGGCGGCCAACGGCGTCACCGTCCTGATCGACACCGGGGACGGCTACACGCCCACCCCCGCCGTCTCGCACGCCATCGTCGCCCACAACCGGGGCCGCACCTCCGACCTGGCCGACGGCATCGTGGTCACCCCCTCGCACAACCCGCCCGGCGACGGCGGCTTCAAGTACAACCCCCCGCACGGCGGCCCCGCCGACTCGACCGCGACCTCCTGGATCCAGGACCGCGCCAACGAGCTGATCGAGAAGGGGATGTCGGAGGTCCGCCGCATCCCCTACACCCGGGCGCTGGCCGCCGACACCACCGGACGCTTCGACTTCCTCGGCTCCTATGTCGCCGACCTCCCCTCGGTCCTGGACCTGGACGCGGTCCGCGACGCCGGCATCCGCATCGGCGCCGACCCGCTCGGCGGGGCCTCGGTGGCCTACTGGGGCCGGATCGCCGAGCAGCACCGGCTCGACCTCACCGTGGTCAACCCGGAGACCGACCCGACCTGGCGGTTCATGACCCTGGACTGGGACGGGAAGATCCGGATGGACTGCTCCTCCCCGTACGCCATGGCCTCACTGATCTCCAAGCGGGACGAGTACCGCATCGCCACCGGCAACGACGCGGACGCCGACCGCCACGGCATCGTCACCCCGGACGCCGGGCTGATGAACCCCAACCACTACCTGGCCGTCGCCATCTCCTACCTCTACCGCCACCGCGAGGGCTGGCCGCAGGGCGCCGGCATCGGCAAGACCCTGGTCTCCTCCTCGATGATCGACCGGGTTGCCGCCGACCTGGGCCGCCGGCTGGACGAGGTACCGGTCGGCTTCAAGTGGTTCGTCGAGGGGCTGACCGACGGCAGCGTCGCCTTCGGCGGCGAGGAGTCGGCGGGCGCGTCCTTCCTCCGCCGCGACGGCTCCACCTGGACCACCGACAAGGACGGCATCCTGCTGGCGCTGCTCGCCTCCGAGATCACGGCGGTCACCGGCAGTACCCCCTCCGAGCACTACGCGGCGCTCACCGGCCGCTTCGGAGCCCCCGCCTACGCACGGGTGGACGCCCCAGCGACCCGCGACCAGAAGGCGGCCCTGGCCGCGCTCTCGTCCGACCAGGTCACCGCCGCCGAGCTGGCCGGCGAACCCATCACCGCCGTGCTCACCCGCGCCCCCGGCAACGACGCCGCCATCGGCGGCCTCAAGGTCTGCACCGAGTCCGCCTGGTTCGCCGCCCGTCCCTCCGGTACCGAGGACGTCTACAAGATCTACGCCGAGAGCTTCCAGGGCCCGGACCACCTGGCCCGGGTCCAGCAGGAGGCCCGGGACCTGGTCGGT
- the sthA gene encoding Si-specific NAD(P)(+) transhydrogenase — protein MPEFDMLVIGSGPGGQKAAIAAAKLGRRVAVVERPDRVGGVSIHTGTIPSKTLREAVLYLTGLTQRDLYGQSYRLKDEITVADLTARTQHVVGREVDVIRSQLSRNQVALVAGTGRFVDDHTVSVCDVTGQERLLTATNIVIATGTRPARPDLVEFDEQTILDSDNVINLERVPRSMVIVGAGVIGLEYASMFAALGSKVTVVEQRARMLEFCDVEVVEALKYHLRDLAVTFRFGEKVAAVERHPRGALTVLESGKKIPADAVMYSAGRQGLTDALDLGKAGLSADARGRIPVDEHFRTAVPHIYAVGDVIGFPALAATSMEQGRTAAYHACGEPVNPMPELQPIGIYTIPEISYVGRTEDQLTEDCVPFEVGVARYRELARGQIIGDAHGMLKLLVSPEDRRLLGVHCFGTGATELIHIGQAVMGCGGTVDYLVDAVFNYPTLAESYKVAALDATNKIRQIDRMRD, from the coding sequence GTGCCCGAATTCGACATGCTCGTGATCGGTTCCGGACCCGGCGGCCAGAAGGCCGCCATCGCCGCCGCCAAGCTCGGCCGCAGGGTCGCCGTCGTCGAACGCCCCGATCGGGTCGGCGGGGTGTCCATCCATACCGGCACCATCCCGTCCAAGACGCTGCGGGAGGCGGTGCTCTACCTCACCGGGCTGACCCAGCGCGACCTCTACGGGCAGAGCTACCGGCTCAAGGACGAGATCACCGTCGCAGACCTGACCGCCAGGACCCAGCATGTGGTCGGCCGGGAAGTGGATGTGATCCGCAGTCAGCTTTCCCGCAACCAGGTGGCGTTGGTGGCCGGCACCGGCCGCTTCGTCGACGATCACACCGTCTCGGTGTGCGATGTGACCGGCCAGGAACGGCTGCTGACGGCCACGAACATCGTCATCGCCACCGGCACCCGCCCGGCCCGCCCCGACCTGGTGGAGTTCGACGAGCAGACCATCCTGGACTCCGACAACGTGATCAACCTGGAGCGGGTGCCGCGTTCCATGGTGATCGTGGGCGCCGGGGTGATCGGGCTGGAGTACGCCTCCATGTTCGCCGCCCTGGGCAGCAAGGTCACCGTGGTCGAGCAGCGCGCCAGGATGCTGGAGTTCTGCGACGTCGAGGTCGTCGAGGCGCTCAAGTACCACCTGCGGGACCTGGCGGTGACCTTCCGCTTCGGCGAGAAGGTCGCGGCGGTGGAGCGGCATCCGCGCGGGGCCCTGACGGTCCTGGAGAGCGGCAAGAAGATCCCCGCCGACGCGGTGATGTACTCGGCCGGACGGCAGGGGCTGACCGACGCCCTCGACCTGGGGAAGGCGGGGCTGTCGGCGGACGCGCGCGGCCGGATACCCGTGGACGAGCACTTCCGCACCGCGGTCCCGCACATCTACGCCGTCGGCGACGTCATCGGCTTCCCGGCCCTGGCCGCGACCTCGATGGAGCAGGGCCGCACGGCGGCCTACCACGCCTGCGGCGAGCCCGTGAACCCGATGCCCGAGCTCCAGCCGATCGGGATCTACACCATCCCCGAGATCAGCTATGTCGGCCGCACCGAGGACCAGCTGACCGAGGACTGCGTCCCCTTCGAGGTCGGCGTCGCCCGCTACCGCGAGCTGGCCCGGGGCCAGATCATCGGCGACGCCCACGGCATGCTCAAACTGCTGGTCTCCCCGGAGGACCGGCGGCTGCTCGGGGTGCACTGCTTCGGCACCGGGGCGACCGAGCTGATCCACATCGGCCAGGCGGTGATGGGCTGCGGCGGCACCGTGGACTACCTGGTGGACGCCGTGTTCAACTACCCGACCCTGGCCGAGTCCTACAAGGTCGCGGCGCTGGACGCGACCAACAAGATCCGCCAGATCGACCGGATGCGGGACTGA
- a CDS encoding nuclear transport factor 2 family protein has translation MLTLQEISDRLEIQDLMVRYAHAVDTREWTLFKELFTDDAVIDYSAFGGPRGSVDEVTSFLELTMPLFSATQHLVANCAVTLDGDHATARTMCHNPMAVSESESVLLCGLWYVDTLVRTPDGWRLSERSEDKAYSAVLNPQPSDEHS, from the coding sequence ATGCTGACACTTCAGGAGATCTCCGACCGGCTGGAGATCCAGGATCTGATGGTCCGTTACGCCCACGCCGTGGACACCCGCGAGTGGACCCTCTTCAAGGAGCTGTTCACCGACGACGCCGTCATCGACTACTCCGCCTTCGGCGGCCCGCGCGGCAGCGTGGACGAGGTCACATCGTTCCTGGAGCTCACCATGCCGCTGTTCTCGGCCACCCAGCACCTGGTCGCCAACTGCGCCGTCACCCTGGACGGCGACCACGCCACGGCCCGCACCATGTGCCACAACCCGATGGCCGTCTCCGAGTCGGAGTCGGTGCTGCTCTGCGGGCTCTGGTACGTGGACACGCTGGTGCGCACCCCGGACGGCTGGCGGCTGAGCGAGCGCTCCGAGGACAAGGCCTACTCGGCGGTGCTGAATCCGCAACCGTCCGACGAGCACTCGTAA
- a CDS encoding phosphatase PAP2 family protein: MNSRESASNGARTPKVRRLRWRWRSTWQWEILLVVYAVYDGSRLLVNDKQDVAERHGRDLLSAERHVGLSPEHWLNHSFYHHAWLGIPADYMYATLHYILTVGVLFWLWKFHREHYRQARTWLGLTTMFGLVGFITFPTAPPRMLDGSYGFVDTLAEHASIGWWGGGGGTPKGFGDVTNEFAAMPSLHVGWALWCGLLLFRYSGSRVVRVLGLLYPAVIALVVMGTANHYLLDAVAGVGVTLLGLWVTGPLLRLTGRLRRRGGGAGKVAAAHLPSQRSPLEDEENVQAAGRRG, encoded by the coding sequence GTGAACTCGCGGGAGAGTGCGTCAAACGGCGCGCGAACCCCGAAGGTCCGGCGCCTCAGATGGCGCTGGCGCTCGACCTGGCAGTGGGAGATCCTCCTGGTCGTCTACGCCGTCTACGACGGCAGTCGGCTGCTGGTCAACGACAAGCAGGACGTGGCGGAACGGCACGGCCGGGACCTGCTCTCGGCCGAGCGGCACGTCGGGCTGAGCCCGGAGCACTGGCTCAACCACAGCTTCTACCACCATGCCTGGCTCGGCATACCCGCCGACTACATGTACGCCACCCTCCACTACATCCTCACCGTCGGCGTGCTGTTCTGGCTGTGGAAGTTCCACCGCGAGCACTACCGCCAGGCCCGGACCTGGCTGGGCCTGACCACCATGTTCGGCCTGGTCGGCTTCATCACCTTCCCGACCGCGCCACCGCGGATGCTGGACGGGTCGTACGGGTTCGTGGACACCCTGGCCGAGCACGCCTCGATCGGCTGGTGGGGCGGCGGCGGTGGCACGCCGAAGGGATTCGGCGATGTGACCAACGAGTTCGCGGCGATGCCGAGCCTCCATGTCGGCTGGGCGCTGTGGTGCGGGCTGCTGCTGTTCCGCTACAGCGGGTCGCGGGTGGTGCGGGTCCTGGGGCTGCTGTACCCGGCGGTGATAGCCCTGGTGGTGATGGGCACCGCCAACCACTACCTGCTCGACGCCGTCGCCGGCGTCGGGGTGACGCTGCTGGGGCTGTGGGTCACCGGCCCGCTGCTGCGGCTGACCGGCCGCCTGCGCCGCCGCGGGGGCGGCGCAGGCAAGGTGGCGGCAGCCCATCTGCCGTCGCAGCGGTCGCCGCTGGAGGACGAGGAGAACGTGCAGGCCGCCGGGCGCCGCGGCTGA
- a CDS encoding PPOX class F420-dependent oxidoreductase, whose protein sequence is MTDSSTLDRLGSGKYLLVTTYRKDGRTVPTPVWAVRDGDALGVWTTADSGKVKRIRNRAEVLVAPCDVRGNRSGEDVPARAEILPHEQTGHYRDLLKRKYGLLGRATLLGSRLRRGAEGTVAIRITLDESTPGSNV, encoded by the coding sequence ATGACTGACTCCAGCACCCTCGACCGACTCGGATCCGGCAAGTACCTGCTGGTCACCACCTATCGCAAGGACGGTAGGACCGTGCCGACGCCGGTCTGGGCGGTGCGAGACGGCGATGCGCTGGGGGTGTGGACGACCGCCGACTCGGGCAAGGTCAAGCGGATCCGCAACCGGGCCGAGGTGCTGGTGGCGCCCTGCGACGTGCGCGGCAACCGGAGCGGGGAGGACGTTCCGGCCAGGGCGGAGATCCTCCCTCATGAGCAGACCGGGCACTACCGCGACCTGCTGAAGCGCAAGTACGGCCTGCTGGGCCGGGCGACCCTGCTCGGCAGCAGGCTGCGCCGGGGCGCGGAGGGGACCGTGGCGATCCGCATCACCCTGGACGAGAGCACGCCGGGGAGCAACGTCTAG